In Euphorbia lathyris chromosome 9, ddEupLath1.1, whole genome shotgun sequence, the following are encoded in one genomic region:
- the LOC136205573 gene encoding serine/threonine-protein kinase ATG1c-like: MTQAPGRGRVVGDYLVGRQIGSGSFSVVWHARHRVHGTEVAIKEIATGRLNKKLQDSLMSEIFILKRINHPNIICLHDIIEVPGRINIVLEYCRGGDLSMHIQRHGRVPEATAKHFMQQLAAGLQVLRDNNLIHRDLKPQNLLLSTNDGNAVLKIADFGFARSLQPRGLAETLCGSPLYMAPEIMQLQKYDAKADLWSVGAILFQLVTGKTPFTGNNQIQLLQNIVKSTELQFPLDTRDLSADCKDLCQKLLRRNPVERLTFEEFFNHPFLSNRKTEEALRNTIFSKTVDSFRLSDNNSARNTEENSQEDCLPFFLDDDSSGPENSPSFSNRRSRMKSTYGFSLDTQVDGKEAKSNVLNNIEFSPRYSNSRHNLENTNFKPDNSKFPDGNLHEGRKPLTQRSMPVRSRVVDSLELIDQDYVLVSGPPLEVSSSLTSTSKPSHIPCMSFSPPQAPVNVNTAPVLITGNTNSNISHIGSSESHSSAPGTSQESMDVGYVLEHPSTRCILTRIKSLQRCASAISELVHEKVEAGRQLEAFSIQLVILAIWKQALHICHTQAASASEGSPSKESTRLRRSNSKKHGTSDTEDCTDAVPADISTQIERDFLREVEHAEELAKAVDPGNVEMPDAMETIFQCALALGRHGGVEELMGETESASFLYSKAIRLLVFLLVEASSLILNPPFSLTNSDRYRLRSYIDILNNRQANSRSQRMALLKCDEQQCPP, translated from the exons ATGACTCAAGCGCCTGGGAGAGGCAGGGTTGTCGGCGACTACCTCGTTGGCCGGCAAATTGGCTCCGGTTCTTTTTCGGTGGTTTGGCACGCTAGGCACCGTGTTCATGGAACCGAAGTGGCCATTAAGGAGATAGCCACGGGTCGTCTCAACAAGAAGCTACAGGATAGTCTCATGTCTGAGATCTTTATCTTGAAGAGGATTAATCATCCTAATATTATTTGCTTGCACGATATTATTGAG GTGCCTGGGAGAATAAATATCGTACTGGAGTATTGCAGAGGGGGTGATCTTTCTATGCATATTCAACGCCATGGAAGAGTTCCAGAAGCAACTGCTAAGCATTTCATGCAGCAACTAG CGGCTGGTCTGCAAGTTCTCCGGGACAATAATCTTATACATAGGGATCTGAAGCCGCAG AATCTCCTCCTTTCCACTAATGATGGCAATGCAGTTCTGAAAATTGCTGATTTTGGATTCGCTAG ATCTCTGCAACCTAGAGGCCTTGCAGAAACCTTATGCGGTTCACCTCTTTACATGGCTCCCGAGATAATGCAACTTCAGAAGTATGATGCTAAG GCGGATCTCTGGAGTGTTGGTGCCATTTTGTTTCAGCTTGTGACGGGAAAAACCCCTTTTACTGGAAACAATCAAATACAG CTGCTCCAAAACATTGTGAAATCAACTGAATTGCAATTTCCTCTAGATACTAGGGATTTGAGTGCTGATTGTAAAGATTTGTGCCAGAAATTGCTACGTCGCAATCCAG tGGAACGGTTAACATTTGAGGAGTTCTTTAACCATCCATTCCTTTCCAATAGGAAAACGGAGGAAGCATTGAG GAAtactatattttcaaaaacagtTGACAGTTTCCGATTGTCCGATAACAATTCTGCAAGGAACACAGAGGAAAACTCCCAGGAGGACTGTCTCCCTTTCTTTCTGGATGATGATTCTAGTGGTCCTGAGAATAGTCCCTCATTTTCTAACAGGAGGTCCAGAATGAAGTCAACTTATGGATTTTCTCTTGATACACAAGTTGATGGAAAGGAAGCAAAATCTAACGTTTTGAATAACATAGAATTTTCTCCGAGATATTCTAATTCTAGACATAATTTGGAAAATACTAATTTTAAGCCAGATAACAGTAAATTTCCTGATGGAAATCTACATGAAGGTCGAAAGCCTCTAACTCAAAGGTCAATGCCTGTACGATCAAGAG TTGTTGATTCACTGGAGTTGATTGATCAAGATTATGTTCTTGTTTCTGGTCCTCCTTTGGAAGTATCTTCTTCTTTGACGAGTACATCTAAACCAAGCCATATACCATGCATGTCATTTAGTCCGCCTCAAGCACCTGTCAATGTAAATACTGCTCCTGTTCTAATAACTGGCAACACTAACAGTAACATCTCCCATATTGGAAGCTCGGAAAGCCATAGCTCTGCTCCTGGGACTTCTCAAGAATCTATGGATGTTGGATATGTTTTGGAGCATCCATCAACTCGTTGTATCCTTACTAGGATTAAGTCATTGCAGCGGTGTGCATCTGCCATATCTGAATTAGTTCATGAAAAG GTTGAGGCAGGTAGGCAACTGGAAGCATTTTCAATACAACTAGTTATTCTTGCAATTTGGAAGCAAGCACTACATATTTGCCACACTCAGGCTGCTTCAGCCAGTGAAGGAAGTCCAAGCAAAGAGAGCACAAGGTTGAGAAGAAGCAACAGCAAGAAGCATGGGACTTCTGATACAGAAGATTGTACTGACGCTGTGCCAGCAGATATATCCACTCAGATTGAGAGGGATTTTTTACGTGAAGTTGAGCACGCCGAGGAACTTGCCAAGGCTGTTGATCCTG GAAATGTTGAGATGCCGGATGCAATGGAGACAATATTCCAATGTGCCCTTGCTCTGGGAAGACATGGAGGA GTTGAGGAGCTGATGGGCGAAACAGAAAGTGCATCTTTCTTATATTCGAAAGCAATTCGCTTGTTAGTCTTTCTTCTAGTGGAAGCATCGTCTCTAATTCTCAACCCTCCATTTTCTCTGACAAACTCGGACAGGTATAGACTCCGTTCTTACATTGACATACTTAACAACAGGCAGGCGAATTCGCGCTCTCAAAGGATGGCGCTCCTCAAATGCGATGAACAACAGTGCCCGCCATAG